A DNA window from Burkholderia sp. HI2500 contains the following coding sequences:
- a CDS encoding SDR family NAD(P)-dependent oxidoreductase: protein MAKASVRHVVVTGASAGIGRALALAYAQPGAVLGIVGRNEALLESTAAACRARGATVIVGIVDVRESGPIRAWLHRFDDQYPIDLLIANAGVASTLSSASDWEDLDRIASVVDTNFYGAMHTVLPIVERMRIRKHGRIAAVSSLAALRGMAISPAYCASKSAIKAYADSVRPLLKRDGVGVSVILPGFVKTSMSDVFPGDKPFMWTADQAAAYIRRKLDIGRAEIAFPSLLAFGMRILAVLPITLADAILDKLSYLPGKEDVN, encoded by the coding sequence ATGGCTAAGGCGTCGGTTCGGCACGTCGTTGTCACCGGCGCGAGCGCGGGTATCGGTCGCGCTCTTGCGCTCGCATACGCGCAGCCTGGTGCCGTACTCGGCATCGTTGGCCGGAACGAGGCGCTGCTCGAATCGACTGCCGCGGCTTGCAGGGCGCGCGGTGCGACCGTGATCGTCGGTATCGTCGACGTCCGGGAGTCCGGCCCGATTCGCGCCTGGCTGCATCGCTTCGACGATCAGTATCCGATCGACCTGCTCATCGCCAACGCCGGCGTCGCGAGTACGCTGTCCTCCGCATCTGACTGGGAAGATCTCGACCGTATTGCCAGTGTCGTCGACACGAATTTCTACGGTGCGATGCACACCGTCCTCCCGATTGTCGAACGCATGCGCATCCGCAAGCATGGCCGCATCGCCGCAGTCAGCTCTCTGGCAGCCCTTCGCGGCATGGCTATCTCGCCCGCATACTGCGCGAGCAAATCGGCGATCAAGGCCTACGCCGATTCCGTCCGCCCGCTTCTGAAGCGCGATGGTGTCGGTGTCTCGGTTATTCTTCCCGGCTTCGTCAAAACGTCGATGAGCGACGTGTTTCCGGGTGACAAGCCTTTCATGTGGACTGCTGATCAGGCTGCCGCATATATTCGCAGAAAGCTCGATATCGGACGTGCGGAAATCGCGTTCCCCAGCCTGCTTGCATTCGGCATGCGCATCCTGGCCGTGCTGCCCATCACGCTGGCCGATGCGATCCTCGACAAGCTTTCGTATCTGCCCGGCAAGGAAGACGTAAATTGA
- a CDS encoding LTA synthase family protein: protein MTGAIWLAFAVAAGASFLPDRIAVPRASLRRRADALLLHVLSVVFLASLILLVTARPIFSSSVAVALVGLVAVVSNAKYESLREPFVFTDLSLFSQLFSHPRLYLPFLSAGKIVAIGVGIVLVVAGYLAEAPVAPRPVLALAVVVAFTFLLARYIAARLPLVLDAEEDQRRHGFFAVFIAYLLNGMRPATFEAFRRVVEAGPFATGTPALRPDVIVIQSESLFDVRRISPAITPTVLSHFDRARNEAVCYGELSVPAWGANTMRTEFAMLTGLAYEQLGYARFYPYAFVRRACASIARWFGQAGYNTVAIHPYYADFFGRNRVFPLLGFDKFLDIEHFADAPRAGPYISDAAVLDAVLAELEAARDKPQFVFAMTMENHGPLHLEQVLPGESSSRHTLGEGTSWRDLTAYLRHIENADAMIGRLLDHLRASDRETVVCFYGDHVPALPHVFEKLGVSPQTSDYFIWRNYGTDVPECRNLAAEELGAALLHVVQDDGNRAEQPHASEKAT from the coding sequence TTGACGGGCGCGATCTGGCTCGCGTTCGCCGTTGCGGCCGGCGCGTCGTTTCTGCCGGACCGGATCGCAGTTCCGCGCGCGTCATTGCGGCGTCGCGCCGATGCGCTGCTTTTGCATGTGCTTTCGGTCGTGTTCCTTGCGTCGCTGATATTGCTCGTCACTGCGCGTCCAATCTTCTCGTCGTCCGTCGCGGTTGCGCTGGTCGGGCTCGTTGCGGTCGTGAGCAACGCAAAATATGAATCCCTGCGCGAACCGTTCGTTTTTACCGACCTCAGCCTCTTCAGCCAGTTGTTCTCGCATCCGCGGCTCTATCTGCCGTTCCTGAGCGCCGGCAAGATAGTTGCGATCGGCGTAGGGATCGTGTTGGTCGTCGCCGGCTATCTCGCCGAGGCGCCCGTCGCGCCGCGTCCGGTGCTCGCGCTGGCGGTCGTGGTTGCGTTCACATTCTTACTGGCGCGATACATTGCAGCTCGCCTGCCATTGGTGCTCGACGCAGAGGAAGATCAGCGCCGTCACGGTTTTTTCGCAGTATTCATTGCATACTTGCTGAACGGCATGCGGCCCGCGACGTTCGAAGCGTTCCGGCGCGTGGTCGAAGCGGGACCGTTCGCGACCGGCACGCCGGCGCTGCGCCCTGACGTCATCGTGATCCAGAGTGAATCGCTGTTCGATGTACGACGTATTTCACCAGCGATCACCCCCACCGTGCTTTCTCATTTCGATCGGGCAAGGAACGAGGCTGTCTGTTACGGCGAGCTTTCGGTGCCGGCGTGGGGCGCAAACACAATGCGCACCGAATTCGCGATGCTGACCGGCCTGGCGTATGAGCAGCTGGGCTACGCGCGCTTTTATCCCTATGCTTTTGTGCGTCGCGCGTGCGCATCGATTGCACGGTGGTTCGGACAGGCTGGTTACAACACGGTTGCGATTCATCCGTACTACGCTGATTTCTTCGGGCGTAACCGCGTATTCCCGTTACTCGGATTCGACAAGTTTCTCGATATAGAACACTTCGCCGATGCGCCGCGAGCGGGCCCGTATATCTCCGACGCCGCTGTGCTGGACGCCGTGCTTGCCGAGCTGGAAGCCGCACGCGACAAGCCGCAATTCGTGTTCGCGATGACGATGGAAAATCACGGCCCGCTGCACCTGGAGCAGGTTTTGCCTGGGGAATCGTCTTCAAGGCATACTCTGGGCGAGGGCACTTCCTGGCGCGACCTGACTGCATACCTTCGCCATATTGAAAACGCCGACGCTATGATCGGGCGTTTGCTCGATCATTTGCGCGCCAGCGATCGTGAAACAGTCGTTTGCTTTTACGGCGACCATGTTCCCGCGTTACCTCACGTATTCGAAAAGCTGGGCGTTTCTCCACAAACCAGCGACTACTTCATTTGGCGAAATTACGGCACAGATGTTCCCGAATGCCGGAATTTGGCGGCCGAAGAGCTTGGGGCGGCGCTGCTGCATGTGGTACAAGATGACGGAAATCGCGCGGAACAGCCGCACGCATCCGAGAAAGCGACATAA
- a CDS encoding type I polyketide synthase, which produces MNSKIAIIGVACRFPGSANNLGDFWQLLRDERDAVTEIPADRFGTDFYQHPSKREPGKSYTFAAGVVDNIAGFDAAFFGISPREAAQMDPQQRLLLELAWEAFEDAGVRPADMRGSNCGVFVGAASMDYGNRNMDDLNVIDPYSATGNTLSIASNRVSYLFDLRGPSMSVDTACSSSLVALHQAVKALQSGEADVALAGGVNLLLHPFGFVSFSKASMLSPRGRCRTFDATGDGYVRSEGGAFVLLKPLDRALADGDTIHAVIAGSGVNSVGHSPGGISVPGAAAQASLLRSVYARAGIDPQSLAYLEAHGTGTAVGDPIEARALIDVVSGERPADRPLLIGSVKTNIGHLETASGMAGLLKAVLCLKHRAVPRSLHFVTPNPGIDFDGGRLRVVDRYMPLDAGDAPLTVGVNSFGFGGTNAHVVLTEAPAANEASAAAREPEPTQAKLSPLVLTARSANALGALAARYLTMLDNGGDWQALAAAAARRRQWLEHRAIVAPADVAEGRVALAALAQPAAEGLPACVATGQAPADAVRTALVLSGNGCQWVGMGNELYAENAVFRAALDDVDALWCADGSPSLVDVMRGGPGAEWLAGAGAEWLAATENAQPLLFAIQVGMIRVIDARGMRYDAAIGHSVGEIAAAWVTGALSLADAVRVIKIRSRAQAMTRGSGRMAAVGIGDAAARELIARHGLARRVEIAGINSPDAVTLAGELQGLQALEAALRGSGKFFQMLDLDYAFHSSHMDRIEPVVLAELASLRPQPGNGTFVSTVTGGALAGTELDARYWWRNIREPVRFGDGIAHLIEQGVRLFIEVSPHSILRTYVKQAFAAAGATGVALPTLKRDHGSAATLRQAILAAIAHGASVDPDRFAPGEARAALPSYPWQRDHFWLTPTVEGYGLVNRRREHPLLGYRLHEHAFAWENQLDPAKLPMLADHVVDGGVAFPGAGYVEMALAAARTFFDTPDAALENVEIRTPVVFQPQQAKLFRLVIEPRTATFTIETRDRMSDGAWTLNVTGRMLESGNTLGDASVVPSDALDRLLALPAADGDTLYANTAAIGLSYGPAFRWVRTVRVAADDGAALADVAVPAACGDARALSAYLLHPALMDSGFHPLFALLAAHAREGEHPAYVPVQIGRVDYLRGDTVERVLVRIDRHSPHSIVAHFEFLDARGAIVARLGACRFRRVDLVGRRQNLPARFVYRLEEVPLPGDVNAAGLPAPDALLALAAARLDAAGHDGRRTQHLTEILPLLDVLASLYALRAFDALGAFGGAWQPAAGREALAARLADMLVEDGLAHRDGALLVRDDAACAALPPLDELWRGLLAESPGHVAELTLLAHCGAALPDVLNGAKDGARLLSPTGHSLVEQLLAASPTWQHVHALLTASVEQAVGAWQPARRLRVLELGATDGDVLQTLGMHLAAARCDHTIAATAGQLAGFDADAEAAVRTVALQSGERLSLAADEAGPYDLIVANRALSGRHDVADALNAMRSWLAPGGLLLLAESRRGRFSDIVFGAQASSTEADAPVPLAPADLDAALERAGFVDVVRHVEQSLDLDGTPTFVIARNPASAVVAQRGEEPSDLDTLARSEQWLVVHAPDAAGSFGGRLADALARAGYPADIVDVTHAADAIASLPAGRPAHVVFCAPETPLAESATGDGLMAAQRNGVIALAELVRTLGAQPNAATRLTVVTRGGAPFAGTANAHPEQATLWGLGRVLANEHPELACRLIDVDRAADRIPDALIRELTGAAVEEEVVLGAHGRQVPRMLTAAQAAARNDGAIARAAVLAFDAPGSLRNLEWFALPESPLGDDEVEIEPVATGLNFRDVMYAMGLLSDEAVETGFAGATIGMELSGRVVRVGNAVTAFAPGDAMLGFAPASFATRVRTRAQAIALKPERLSFEEAATVPTTFFTAYYALVELARLRRGERMLVHGGAGGVGIAAIQLARHFGAEVFATAGSDEKREFVRLLGADHVLDSRSLAFADEIRALTGGQGIDIVLNSLAGEAMVRSIDTLRPFGRFLELGKRDFYENSHIGLRPFRNNISYFGIDADQLMGALPELTARLFGEVMALFEAGVLHPLPYRAFPAERAEDAFRYMQQARQIGKVLVTYPSGTPAPTRGVTRAGSLALDPLGTYLVVGGTGGLGFASARWMVERGARRLTLASRSGELAAAAREEVERWRTTLGVTVDAVSCDVTDAAAVDAMIDAIVRRGSPLKGVLHSAMSIDDGLVRNLDDARMAAVLAPKVAGAWNLHRATRALSLDLFVVYSSATTYLGNPGQSNYVAANTFLEALVEHRRAAGLPGTFMAWGPLEDVGFLARHADTREALQSRIGGASITSDEAMVALERTLVAGAAGEAVVRLDWHAVARGMPAAKARRYSLLQSHASGGDARDGGTQLREEVLALPRDEAIALVARTLQAQIARILHMTPDRIALDKSVLDMGMDSLMGMELGLAVEEAFEVKLSVMAIAEGASVTTLAGRIVDSIGASTDADAGSATDAAQEAVAALAAKHAIDGEARAMLDARQAPVAGQASPTLEVAR; this is translated from the coding sequence ATGAACAGTAAGATTGCAATAATTGGGGTGGCTTGTCGGTTTCCCGGGAGCGCTAACAATCTCGGCGACTTCTGGCAACTGCTGCGCGACGAACGCGACGCAGTCACCGAAATCCCCGCCGACCGCTTCGGCACCGATTTCTACCAGCACCCGTCCAAGCGCGAGCCGGGCAAGAGCTACACGTTCGCCGCCGGCGTCGTCGACAACATCGCCGGCTTCGATGCCGCGTTCTTCGGCATTTCCCCGCGCGAAGCGGCCCAGATGGATCCCCAGCAGCGCCTGCTGCTCGAACTCGCATGGGAAGCGTTCGAGGACGCGGGCGTGCGCCCGGCCGACATGCGCGGCAGCAACTGCGGCGTCTTCGTCGGCGCCGCCAGCATGGATTACGGCAACCGCAACATGGACGATCTCAACGTGATCGATCCATATTCGGCGACCGGCAACACCCTGAGCATCGCGTCGAACCGCGTGTCCTACCTGTTCGACCTGCGCGGCCCGAGCATGTCCGTCGACACGGCCTGCTCGTCGTCGCTCGTCGCGCTCCACCAGGCCGTCAAGGCGCTGCAGTCCGGCGAAGCCGACGTGGCGCTCGCGGGCGGCGTCAACCTGCTGCTGCACCCGTTCGGCTTCGTCAGCTTCTCCAAGGCGTCGATGCTGTCGCCGCGCGGCCGTTGCCGCACGTTCGATGCAACCGGCGACGGCTATGTCCGCTCGGAAGGCGGCGCGTTCGTGCTGCTCAAGCCGCTCGATCGCGCGCTCGCCGACGGCGACACGATTCACGCGGTGATCGCCGGCTCCGGCGTGAATTCGGTCGGCCACTCGCCGGGCGGCATCAGCGTGCCGGGCGCGGCCGCGCAGGCGTCGCTGCTGCGCAGCGTGTACGCGCGCGCGGGCATCGATCCGCAGTCGCTGGCGTATCTCGAAGCGCACGGCACCGGCACGGCGGTCGGCGATCCGATCGAAGCGCGTGCGCTGATCGACGTCGTGTCGGGCGAGCGCCCGGCGGACCGTCCGCTGCTCATCGGTTCGGTCAAGACCAACATCGGCCATCTCGAGACCGCATCCGGCATGGCCGGGCTGCTGAAGGCCGTGCTGTGCCTGAAGCATCGCGCGGTACCGCGCTCGCTGCATTTCGTCACGCCCAATCCTGGGATCGATTTCGACGGCGGGCGTCTGCGCGTCGTCGATCGCTACATGCCGCTCGACGCGGGCGACGCGCCGCTGACGGTCGGCGTCAACTCGTTCGGCTTCGGCGGAACGAACGCACACGTCGTGCTGACGGAGGCGCCGGCTGCAAACGAGGCGTCGGCGGCCGCGCGTGAGCCCGAGCCGACACAAGCGAAACTGTCTCCGCTCGTCCTGACCGCGCGCAGCGCGAATGCGCTCGGCGCGCTTGCGGCCCGCTATCTGACGATGCTCGACAACGGCGGCGACTGGCAGGCACTGGCCGCCGCGGCCGCACGTCGTCGCCAGTGGCTGGAACATCGAGCAATCGTTGCGCCGGCCGACGTGGCCGAAGGCCGCGTGGCGCTTGCGGCACTGGCCCAGCCGGCAGCGGAAGGCCTGCCGGCCTGCGTGGCAACCGGCCAGGCCCCGGCCGACGCGGTCCGCACCGCGCTCGTCCTCTCGGGCAACGGCTGCCAGTGGGTCGGGATGGGCAACGAACTCTATGCGGAGAACGCCGTGTTCCGCGCGGCGCTCGACGACGTCGACGCGCTGTGGTGCGCCGATGGCAGCCCGTCGCTCGTCGACGTGATGCGCGGCGGCCCGGGCGCGGAATGGCTGGCCGGCGCGGGCGCCGAATGGCTCGCCGCGACGGAGAACGCGCAGCCGCTGCTGTTCGCGATCCAGGTCGGCATGATTCGCGTGATCGACGCGCGCGGGATGCGTTACGACGCGGCGATCGGCCATAGCGTCGGCGAGATTGCCGCGGCGTGGGTGACGGGCGCGCTGTCGCTCGCCGACGCGGTTCGCGTGATCAAGATCCGCAGCCGCGCGCAGGCGATGACGCGCGGCAGCGGCCGGATGGCGGCGGTCGGCATCGGCGACGCGGCGGCGCGCGAACTGATCGCGCGCCACGGGCTGGCGCGGCGCGTCGAGATCGCGGGCATCAACAGCCCCGACGCGGTGACGCTCGCGGGCGAGCTGCAGGGCCTGCAGGCATTGGAGGCCGCGTTGCGCGGCAGCGGCAAGTTCTTCCAGATGCTGGATCTCGACTACGCGTTCCACAGCAGCCACATGGACCGCATCGAGCCGGTCGTGCTGGCCGAGCTGGCGAGCCTGCGGCCGCAGCCGGGCAACGGCACGTTCGTGTCGACCGTGACCGGTGGCGCGCTGGCCGGCACCGAGCTCGATGCTCGTTACTGGTGGCGCAACATTCGCGAGCCGGTGCGCTTCGGCGACGGCATCGCGCATCTGATCGAGCAGGGCGTCCGGCTGTTCATCGAGGTCTCGCCGCATTCGATCCTGCGCACGTACGTGAAGCAGGCATTCGCGGCCGCCGGCGCGACCGGCGTGGCGCTGCCGACGCTCAAGCGCGATCACGGCAGCGCGGCGACGCTGCGGCAAGCGATTCTCGCGGCGATCGCGCACGGTGCGAGCGTCGATCCCGACCGCTTCGCGCCGGGCGAAGCGCGTGCTGCATTGCCGTCCTATCCGTGGCAGCGCGACCATTTCTGGCTGACGCCGACCGTCGAAGGCTACGGCCTCGTCAATCGTCGCCGCGAGCATCCGCTGCTCGGCTATCGCCTGCACGAGCACGCATTCGCGTGGGAAAACCAGCTCGATCCGGCGAAGCTGCCGATGCTGGCCGATCACGTCGTCGACGGCGGCGTGGCGTTCCCGGGGGCCGGGTACGTGGAGATGGCGCTCGCCGCGGCACGCACCTTCTTTGATACGCCGGATGCGGCGCTCGAAAACGTCGAGATCCGCACGCCGGTGGTATTCCAGCCGCAGCAGGCGAAGCTGTTCCGGCTCGTGATCGAGCCGCGTACCGCGACCTTCACGATCGAGACGCGCGACCGGATGTCCGATGGTGCATGGACGCTGAACGTGACGGGGCGGATGCTGGAAAGCGGCAACACGCTCGGCGATGCGAGCGTCGTGCCGTCCGACGCGCTCGATCGTCTGCTCGCGTTGCCCGCGGCCGACGGCGACACGCTGTATGCAAACACGGCGGCCATCGGCCTCAGCTACGGGCCGGCATTCCGCTGGGTCCGCACCGTGCGGGTCGCTGCGGATGACGGCGCGGCGCTGGCCGACGTTGCGGTGCCGGCAGCATGCGGCGACGCGCGGGCATTGTCTGCCTATCTGCTGCATCCGGCGCTGATGGACAGCGGGTTTCATCCGCTGTTCGCACTGCTTGCCGCGCACGCGCGCGAAGGCGAGCATCCGGCTTACGTGCCGGTGCAGATCGGCCGGGTCGACTATCTGCGCGGCGACACGGTCGAGCGGGTACTGGTGCGGATCGACCGCCACAGCCCGCATTCGATCGTCGCGCATTTCGAATTCCTCGACGCGCGCGGCGCGATCGTCGCGCGGCTCGGCGCATGCCGGTTCCGGCGTGTCGACCTCGTCGGCCGCCGTCAGAACCTGCCCGCGCGCTTCGTCTACCGCCTTGAAGAAGTGCCGCTGCCGGGTGACGTCAATGCAGCCGGTTTGCCGGCCCCCGACGCGTTGCTCGCGCTTGCTGCCGCACGGCTCGATGCAGCCGGGCACGACGGCCGCCGGACGCAGCATCTGACCGAAATCCTGCCGCTGCTCGACGTGCTGGCGAGCCTCTACGCGCTCCGCGCGTTCGATGCGCTCGGCGCGTTCGGCGGGGCATGGCAGCCGGCGGCCGGGCGTGAGGCATTGGCCGCACGTCTTGCCGATATGCTGGTCGAAGACGGTCTCGCTCATCGCGATGGCGCGCTGCTCGTGCGCGACGACGCGGCGTGCGCGGCGTTGCCGCCGCTCGACGAGCTGTGGCGCGGGCTGCTGGCCGAATCGCCGGGTCACGTGGCCGAGCTGACGCTGCTCGCGCATTGCGGCGCGGCGTTGCCGGACGTGCTGAATGGCGCGAAGGACGGCGCCCGCCTGCTGTCGCCGACCGGCCACAGCCTGGTCGAACAACTCCTTGCCGCATCGCCGACGTGGCAGCACGTGCACGCGTTGCTGACCGCAAGCGTCGAGCAGGCAGTCGGCGCATGGCAACCGGCACGCCGGTTGCGTGTGCTCGAGCTGGGCGCGACGGACGGTGACGTGCTGCAGACGCTCGGCATGCATCTCGCGGCCGCGCGCTGCGATCACACAATTGCGGCGACTGCCGGTCAACTCGCCGGGTTCGACGCCGATGCGGAAGCGGCGGTGCGCACGGTTGCGTTGCAGTCGGGCGAGCGGTTGTCGCTGGCGGCCGACGAAGCCGGCCCCTACGACCTGATCGTCGCGAACCGCGCGTTGAGCGGCCGGCACGATGTGGCCGACGCGCTGAATGCAATGCGGTCATGGCTGGCGCCGGGCGGATTGCTGCTGCTGGCCGAGTCGCGTCGCGGCCGTTTCTCCGACATCGTATTCGGCGCGCAGGCTTCGTCGACGGAAGCCGATGCGCCCGTGCCGCTGGCGCCGGCGGATCTCGATGCGGCACTCGAACGCGCGGGCTTCGTCGACGTCGTGCGGCACGTCGAGCAATCGCTCGATCTGGACGGCACGCCGACGTTCGTCATCGCGCGCAACCCCGCGAGCGCCGTTGTCGCGCAACGCGGCGAGGAACCGAGCGATCTCGATACGCTTGCACGCAGCGAGCAATGGCTCGTCGTGCACGCACCGGATGCCGCCGGCAGTTTCGGCGGGCGGCTAGCCGATGCACTGGCGCGCGCGGGCTATCCGGCCGATATCGTCGACGTCACGCACGCGGCCGATGCGATCGCGTCGTTGCCGGCCGGGCGGCCGGCGCATGTCGTGTTCTGCGCGCCGGAAACGCCGCTCGCCGAATCGGCGACGGGCGATGGCCTGATGGCCGCGCAGCGTAACGGCGTGATCGCTCTTGCGGAACTCGTTCGCACGCTCGGTGCGCAGCCGAACGCGGCCACGCGGCTGACCGTCGTCACGCGTGGCGGCGCGCCGTTCGCCGGGACCGCGAATGCGCATCCGGAACAGGCCACGCTGTGGGGTCTCGGTCGCGTGCTGGCGAACGAGCATCCCGAACTCGCGTGCCGCCTGATCGACGTCGATCGAGCGGCGGACCGGATCCCTGACGCGCTGATTCGCGAGCTGACCGGCGCGGCGGTCGAGGAAGAAGTCGTCCTGGGTGCACACGGGCGGCAGGTGCCGCGTATGTTGACGGCCGCGCAGGCCGCGGCCCGCAACGATGGCGCGATCGCGCGTGCGGCCGTGCTCGCGTTCGACGCGCCGGGTTCGTTGCGCAATCTCGAATGGTTCGCGTTGCCGGAAAGCCCGCTGGGCGATGACGAGGTGGAGATCGAGCCCGTTGCCACCGGCCTCAATTTCCGCGACGTGATGTATGCGATGGGGCTCTTGTCCGATGAAGCAGTCGAGACCGGCTTCGCGGGCGCGACGATCGGGATGGAACTGTCCGGCCGCGTCGTGCGGGTGGGCAACGCCGTGACGGCATTCGCGCCGGGCGATGCGATGCTCGGCTTCGCGCCGGCTTCGTTCGCGACGCGCGTCAGGACGCGCGCGCAAGCGATCGCACTGAAACCCGAACGGCTGTCGTTCGAGGAAGCGGCGACCGTGCCGACCACGTTCTTCACCGCGTACTACGCACTCGTCGAACTCGCGCGTCTGCGCCGCGGCGAGCGCATGCTCGTGCACGGCGGCGCGGGTGGAGTCGGGATCGCCGCGATCCAGCTCGCGCGCCACTTCGGCGCGGAAGTGTTCGCGACGGCCGGCAGCGACGAGAAGCGCGAGTTCGTGCGTCTGCTCGGCGCGGACCACGTGCTCGATTCGCGCAGCCTCGCGTTCGCGGACGAGATTCGCGCGCTGACGGGCGGCCAGGGCATCGACATCGTGCTGAATTCGCTCGCCGGTGAAGCAATGGTGCGCAGCATCGATACGCTGCGGCCGTTCGGTCGTTTCCTCGAGCTCGGCAAGCGCGATTTCTACGAAAACAGCCATATCGGGCTGCGGCCGTTCCGCAACAACATCAGCTATTTCGGCATCGACGCCGACCAGCTGATGGGGGCGCTCCCGGAGCTGACCGCGCGCCTGTTCGGCGAAGTGATGGCGCTGTTCGAGGCAGGCGTGCTGCATCCGCTGCCGTATCGCGCGTTTCCGGCCGAACGGGCGGAAGATGCGTTCCGCTACATGCAGCAGGCGCGCCAGATCGGCAAGGTGCTCGTGACCTATCCGTCCGGCACGCCGGCCCCGACGCGCGGCGTCACGCGCGCGGGTTCGCTCGCGCTCGATCCGCTTGGCACGTACCTGGTGGTTGGCGGCACGGGCGGGCTAGGTTTCGCGAGCGCGCGCTGGATGGTCGAGCGCGGCGCACGCCGGCTGACGCTGGCGAGCCGTTCCGGCGAGCTCGCTGCGGCCGCACGCGAGGAAGTCGAGCGCTGGCGCACGACGCTCGGCGTCACGGTCGATGCCGTGTCGTGCGATGTGACCGACGCCGCGGCGGTCGACGCGATGATCGATGCGATCGTCCGGCGCGGCAGTCCGCTCAAGGGCGTGCTGCATTCCGCGATGTCGATCGATGACGGCCTCGTGCGCAATCTCGACGATGCGCGCATGGCCGCGGTGCTCGCACCGAAGGTGGCCGGCGCGTGGAACCTGCATCGCGCGACGCGCGCGTTGTCGCTCGACCTGTTCGTGGTCTATTCGTCGGCGACGACCTATCTCGGCAATCCGGGGCAGTCGAACTACGTCGCGGCCAACACCTTCCTCGAGGCGCTCGTCGAACATCGTCGCGCGGCGGGATTGCCGGGCACGTTCATGGCCTGGGGGCCGCTCGAGGACGTCGGCTTCCTCGCGCGCCACGCGGATACGCGCGAGGCGCTGCAGTCGCGGATCGGCGGCGCGTCGATCACGTCCGACGAGGCGATGGTCGCGCTTGAACGCACGCTGGTCGCGGGCGCGGCCGGCGAGGCCGTGGTCCGGCTCGACTGGCACGCGGTAGCGCGCGGGATGCCGGCCGCGAAGGCGCGCCGGTATTCGCTGCTGCAATCGCACGCGAGCGGCGGCGATGCGCGCGATGGCGGCACGCAGTTGCGGGAAGAAGTGCTGGCGTTGCCGCGCGACGAAGCGATCGCGCTGGTGGCGCGGACGCTGCAGGCGCAGATCGCGCGGATTTTGCACATGACGCCGGACCGCATCGCGCTCGACAAGTCAGTGCTCGACATGGGCATGGATTCGCTGATGGGGATGGAACTCGGCCTCGCGGTCGAGGAAGCGTTCGAGGTCAAGCTGTCGGTGATGGCGATTGCCGAAGGCGCGTCGGTGACGACGCTGGCCGGACGTATCGTCGATTCGATCGGCGCGTCGACCGATGCGGATGCCGGTTCCGCGACGGATGCCGCGCAGGAGGCCGTCGCGGCGCTCGCGGCGAAGCATGCGATCGACGGCGAAGCGCGCGCGATGCTCGATGCGCGGCAGGCGCCCGTGGCGGGCCAGGCGTCGCCGACGCTGGAGGTCGCGCGATGA
- a CDS encoding UDP-3-O-acyl N-acetylglycosamine deacetylase — protein MSAPSGWATRQGTLARPLAIDGHGLHTGRRVGVRILPGRPEEGVTGIAFRRVAQGRTLATLPVDPALRRAQPLCTMLRNADGVGVRTIEHLLASLLACEIDHAIVEIDAEEVPILDGSAAPWVDAIRACGRVALDAPKRFIRVLRPVVVTDGDGDQRREMRIEPAPRYELSVRNDLRGFGDMHWDGALTPAAFATEIAPSRSYGRVKWAVPAIVAGYLRGVPILRGARPSCTASIVGNRVLGGMRLPEEFVRHRVLDLVGDLALAGAPLLARVSALRPSHEMNFRLVDALLAQPDAWQWAEFPDA, from the coding sequence ATGAGCGCGCCGTCCGGGTGGGCGACGCGTCAGGGCACGCTGGCACGGCCGCTGGCGATCGACGGTCACGGGCTGCACACGGGGCGCCGGGTGGGTGTGCGGATCCTGCCCGGGCGTCCGGAAGAGGGCGTGACGGGCATCGCGTTCCGTCGCGTCGCGCAGGGGCGCACGCTCGCGACGCTGCCGGTCGATCCCGCGCTGCGCCGCGCGCAGCCGCTGTGCACGATGCTGCGCAACGCCGACGGCGTCGGCGTTCGCACGATCGAGCATCTGCTCGCGTCGCTGCTTGCATGCGAGATCGATCACGCGATCGTCGAGATCGATGCGGAAGAAGTGCCGATTCTCGATGGCAGCGCCGCGCCGTGGGTGGACGCCATCCGCGCGTGCGGCCGTGTCGCGCTCGATGCGCCGAAACGCTTCATCCGCGTGCTGCGGCCCGTCGTCGTCACGGATGGCGACGGTGACCAGCGGCGCGAAATGCGGATCGAACCGGCGCCGCGTTACGAACTGAGCGTGCGCAACGACCTGCGCGGCTTCGGCGACATGCACTGGGACGGGGCGCTGACACCGGCCGCGTTCGCGACCGAAATTGCGCCGTCGCGCTCGTATGGCCGCGTGAAGTGGGCCGTGCCCGCGATCGTCGCCGGTTATTTGCGCGGCGTGCCGATCCTGCGCGGCGCGCGGCCGTCGTGCACGGCGTCCATCGTCGGCAATCGCGTGCTGGGCGGGATGCGGCTGCCGGAGGAGTTCGTCCGGCATCGCGTGCTCGACCTGGTCGGCGATCTCGCGCTGGCCGGCGCGCCGCTGCTGGCGCGCGTGAGCGCATTGCGACCGAGCCACGAGATGAATTTCCGGCTGGTCGATGCGCTGCTGGCCCAACCCGACGCATGGCAGTGGGCCGAGTTTCCCGACGCGTGA